From one Solanum lycopersicum chromosome 12, SLM_r2.1 genomic stretch:
- the LOC138340403 gene encoding uncharacterized protein, with product MEKAKIRLRVEAHLVEQFESELGVVMARNRTPASGGQDPIPAPASGNTVRGRGRRRARGRGRGRVAAPVDVQVPVATQGRDRTVPPDAEVILGDVQDPVEGDGPAQAPTSTIVPLVLQDTLARMLGILEGMAQAGALPVTSDGSQTRVGGQTPDPIVAPDSQTPRTQPAVAVAPRLDSMEFPYITSHLVNRPSMTIDEQKMFGRFRQMNPPTYTCNLAKDAYEFIVSCHERLHNLGLVESHGVDYTAFQMTGSSKQWWTNYISSRPAGSHPLSWTEFTQACFDDTSTEAERVRRFVKGLIIPIHLGVSQVATFGVPFQNVVDAAKELDMIRREGFEQREGKRTPSEAGYAGHNSLSSVHTSQGSSSTPVVRGGNSGHFGSSHQSASRRGCFECARSGAQNGRGGSHSGRGGSPSGRGGGRRGSQSDGGRSHCYAFPVRLEAEASDAVITGIILVCHRPATVLFDPGSTYSYVSTYFAPSLDILCKSLDLSIRVSTPVGDSARQLVQRGCLAYLSHIRDTSIETPMLESIPVVSEFSEVFLTDLPGLPPDRDIDFCIDVDPGTRRISIPPYRMAPAELKELNEQLQDLLSKGFIRPSEKKLYAKFSKCEFWLSSVAFLGHVLSKEGIMVDPKKIEAVRDWVRPTLVTQIRSFLGLAGKANVVADALSRKVVSMGSLAMLPVGERPLARDVQSLANIFVRLDISKSGKVLAYMEARSSLLEQIRAQHFDDGDLCKIREKVLKREAKAAILDSEGVLRIKGRICVPRTDRGTQFTSHFWRSMQKELGTRVDLSTAFHPQTDGQSERTIQVLEDMLRAFVIDFGGQWDQFLPLAEFSYNNSYHSSIEIAPFETLYGRICRSPIVWFNAFDVRPWGTDLLRVSLDKFKLIQDRLLMAQNRQKSYAD from the exons ATGGAGAAGGCTAAG attcgattacGAGTAGAAGCGCATCTCGTGGAGCAATTTGAGTCTgagcttggagttgtg atggcgaggaatcgtacaccggcaagtggtggtcaggATCCTATTCCTGCGCCTGCTTCTGGGAACACTGTCCGAGGTAGAGGTAGGAGACGAGCTCGAGGTCGGGGTAGGGGCCGTGTTGCAGCACCTGTGGATGTTCAAGTACCAGTAGCTACTCAGGGTCGTGATAGGACCGTACCTCCTGATGCAGAGGTTATTCTTGGGGATGTGCAAGATCCtgtcgagggggatgggccaGCTCAAGCTCCAACCAGTACTATTGTCCCTCTagtgcttcaagataccttggctcgtatgttaggaatcctagaggggatggcccaggcaggagctttgcctgtcacttctgatggctcacagacccgtgttggaggtcaaactccagATCCAATAGTTGCTCCAGATTCTCAAACTCCCAGGACTCAGCCAGCTGTCGCTGTAGCTCctcgtttggatagtatggagtttccaTATATAacatcacatttggtgaacaggccttctatgactattgatgagcaaaagatgtttgggaggttcagacaaatgaatcctcctacttatactTGTAACTTAGCTAAGGATGCATATGAATTcatagttagttgtcatgagaggttgcataatcttggattagtggagtctcatggagttgactacacagCGTTTCAGATGACTGGCTCTTCTAAGCAGTGGTGGACaaattatattagtagtaggcccGCTGGATCCCATCCACTATCCTGGACTgagtttactcag gcatgcttcgatgatacttccacagaggctgagagagtgagaaggtttgttaaggggctgATTATTCCGATCCATCTAGGAGTTTCTCAGGTTGCTACTTTTGGTGTTCCATTCCAGAATGTGGTAgatgctgctaaggagttggatatgattcgacgtgagggatttgagcagcgaGAGGGCAAGAGGACTC CGTCTGAGGCTGGTTACGCTGGGCATAACTCTTTGAGCTCGGTACATACTTCGCAGGGTTCATCTTCTACACCTGTAGTTCGTGGAGGGAATTCTGGTCATTTCGGTTCCTCTCATCAGTCGGCGTCTCGTAGGGGTTGctttgagtgtg CTAGGAGTGGTGCACagaatggtagaggtggttctcattcaggtagaggtggttctccttctggtcgaggtggtggtcgtagaggttcacaatctgatggaggtcgttctcactgttatgcttttccagTTAGGCTAGAGGCTGAAgcctcagatgctgttatcacaggtattattcttgtttgtcatcgaccagctactgtattatttgatccaggctctacttattcttatgtgtccacatattttgctcctagtCTGGATATATTGTGTAAGTCTCTTGATTTGTCgatacgtgtttctactcctgtcggggattct gctcgtcagttggtacagagaggatgtttggcGTACTTGTCCCACATTCGAGATACCAGTAttgagactcctatgcttgagtctattccagtagtgagtgaattttcagaagtatttctgaccgatttgccaggtcttccaccagatcgagatattgatttttgtattgatgtggaTCCAGGCACTCGGCgtatttccattcctccttatcgtatggcaccagctgaattgaaagagttgaacgAGCAGCTgcaggatttgttgagcaaaggttttattagaccaagt gagaagaagctttatgcaaagttttcaaagtgtgagttttggcttagttcggtagcattcttAGGACATGTACTGTCAaaggagggtatcatggtggatcctaagaagattgaggcggttagagattgggtcagacctaCTTTAGTTACTCAGATTCGGAGTTTCTTGGgccttgcag gcaaagcaaatgttgtagcagatgccttgagtcggaAGGTGGTAAGTATGGGTAGCCTAGCCATGTTACCGGTTGGCGAGCGTCCCCTAGCGAGGGATGTCCAATCCCTGGCCAATAtctttgtgagacttgatataTCAAAATCTGGTAAGGtattggcttatatggaggctaggtcatccttgttggagcaGATTCGAGCTCAACActttgatgatggtgatttatgtaagattagggaAAAGGTTTTAAAAAGAGAAGCCAaggctgcaattcttgatagtgagggagttttgaggattaagggtcgtatatgtgttcctcgtacag atcgtggcactcaatttacatctcatttctggCGGTCGATGCAGAAAGAGTTGGGCACTAgggtggatcttagtacagcctttcaccctcagactgatggtcagtctgagcggactattcaggttcttgaggacatgttgcgggcgtttgtgattgactttggtggtcagtgggatcaGTTCTTACCTTTAGCAgagttttcttacaataatagttatcattcgagcattGAGATAGCACCATTCGAGACTCTGTATGGTAGGATATGTCGATCTCCAATTGTCTGGTTTAATGCATTTGAtgttagaccatggggtacagaTTTGTTGAGGGTGTCCTTGGATAAGttcaagttgatccaagatagacttctcatggctcaaaataggcaaaagagttatgcagattGA